A single genomic interval of Desulfonatronum sp. SC1 harbors:
- a CDS encoding chemotaxis protein CheW, giving the protein MRQHESAREKDSNLLQLVTFNIGNEEFGVEILKVQEIIRMLGITRVPKAPDFVEGVINLRGKVIPIIDLRKRFGMPGQEHDKHTRIIVIEINAVIIGFVVDSVSEVLRIPVNTVEPPPPIISGIESEYIRGVGKLADRLLILLDLDNLLSKGEQGMLSGL; this is encoded by the coding sequence ATGCGACAACACGAATCTGCCCGTGAAAAGGACAGTAATCTTCTCCAACTGGTCACGTTCAATATCGGAAATGAGGAATTCGGTGTGGAGATCCTCAAGGTCCAGGAGATCATCCGCATGTTGGGCATCACCCGGGTGCCCAAGGCCCCGGATTTCGTGGAGGGCGTGATCAACCTGCGGGGCAAGGTCATTCCGATCATCGATCTGCGCAAGCGTTTCGGCATGCCCGGGCAGGAGCACGACAAGCACACCCGGATCATCGTCATCGAAATCAACGCCGTCATCATCGGCTTCGTGGTGGATTCGGTGTCCGAGGTGCTGCGTATTCCAGTCAATACCGTGGAACCGCCGCCGCCGATCATCTCCGGGATCGAGTCCGAGTATATCCGGGGAGTGGGAAAGCTGGCGGATCGACTGCTGATCCTTCTGGATCTGGACAACCTGCTGAGCAAGGGCGAACAAGGCATGTTGTCGGGACTATGA
- a CDS encoding methyl-accepting chemotaxis protein, with amino-acid sequence MKNIPIGIKLLGGFLTLLLLVCGGLGYIAYDRASRAVVGQVEENIPLMAEDGAKLVRSQLDYHILAIEGIANRHVIRSMEWMQQRPALENETARLNYLGMGIISPNGLARYPDGTTAELGDRAYFQDAMAGRTVFSNVIISRVTNQPVLILATPIRGDRGQVQAVLMARLDATLLSEITDEIGYGAAGYAYIIDERGALVAHGNRQFVLDQRNFIEEARTDAQFARLAAMFQRMVRGESGFDAYPFMGTDRFFGFAPISGTGWSIAVGAMQDDVLAPVYQLRWAVAIASLVFFGLGIIIALLVSRTITGPVSRLMSYADAVAKGDLQARSGIDQKDEIGRLNLSIQSMVQSLIEKMKEAEHQSELARQETEKAQVATREAEEARAQAETAKRDGMLEAAANIEGVVERMTSASEELSAQVEEASRGAEEQTSRTGETATAMEEMNATVLEVAKNASQAAEASDQARTKAVDGAKVVSASVAAINTVQAKAQEMKSNLDQLGRQAEQIGRIMNVIEDIADQTNLLALNAAIEAARAGDAGRGFAVVADEVRKLAEKTMNATKEVGEAISAIQQGTQANIRGMDQSVGAIEDATKLANQSGDALREILALAEQAADQVRSIATAAEQQSATSEEINRGVEDINRISSETSEVMNQSAQAISELARQAVELQEVVQRMKQG; translated from the coding sequence ATGAAGAACATACCTATTGGAATCAAACTGCTCGGTGGCTTTTTGACTTTGCTGCTCCTGGTCTGCGGCGGGCTGGGATACATTGCCTACGACCGGGCTTCCCGCGCTGTGGTCGGCCAGGTGGAGGAAAACATTCCGCTGATGGCAGAGGATGGAGCCAAGCTTGTCAGGAGTCAACTAGATTATCACATTTTGGCTATTGAAGGAATTGCCAACCGCCATGTGATCCGCTCCATGGAATGGATGCAGCAGCGGCCTGCCCTGGAGAATGAGACCGCCAGGTTGAACTATTTGGGCATGGGGATCATCTCCCCGAACGGCTTGGCCCGCTATCCGGACGGGACCACGGCGGAGCTGGGGGACAGGGCGTATTTTCAAGATGCCATGGCAGGCCGGACGGTCTTTTCCAACGTGATCATCAGCCGAGTGACCAATCAACCGGTGCTGATCCTGGCCACCCCAATCAGGGGAGACCGGGGGCAGGTTCAGGCCGTGCTCATGGCCCGTCTGGACGCCACGCTACTCAGTGAGATCACGGACGAGATCGGATACGGTGCAGCGGGATATGCCTATATCATCGACGAAAGAGGGGCCTTGGTCGCCCACGGCAACAGGCAGTTCGTGCTGGACCAGCGCAACTTCATCGAAGAAGCCAGGACGGATGCCCAGTTCGCCCGGTTGGCGGCCATGTTCCAACGCATGGTCCGGGGCGAGTCCGGGTTTGACGCATATCCGTTCATGGGGACGGACCGTTTTTTTGGGTTCGCACCTATTTCCGGAACGGGCTGGTCCATTGCCGTGGGGGCCATGCAGGACGACGTGCTGGCTCCGGTGTATCAATTGCGCTGGGCCGTGGCCATCGCTTCCCTGGTGTTCTTTGGTTTGGGCATCATCATCGCGCTGCTGGTCAGCCGCACCATCACCGGCCCGGTAAGCCGTCTGATGAGCTATGCCGACGCCGTGGCCAAGGGTGACTTGCAGGCCCGGTCCGGCATTGATCAAAAAGATGAGATTGGGCGTTTGAATCTGAGCATTCAGAGCATGGTTCAGTCCTTGATCGAGAAGATGAAGGAGGCCGAGCATCAATCCGAGTTGGCCCGGCAAGAGACGGAAAAGGCTCAGGTCGCCACGCGGGAGGCCGAGGAAGCCCGAGCCCAGGCCGAGACGGCCAAGCGCGATGGGATGCTTGAGGCCGCGGCCAATATAGAGGGTGTGGTGGAGCGGATGACCTCGGCCTCCGAGGAATTGTCGGCTCAGGTAGAAGAGGCCAGTCGTGGCGCGGAGGAGCAGACCAGCCGCACCGGGGAAACGGCTACGGCCATGGAAGAGATGAACGCCACGGTGCTGGAAGTGGCCAAGAACGCCTCCCAGGCCGCCGAGGCCTCGGATCAGGCCCGGACCAAGGCCGTGGACGGCGCCAAGGTGGTCAGCGCCTCGGTGGCGGCCATTAACACGGTGCAGGCAAAGGCTCAGGAAATGAAGAGCAACCTGGACCAGCTCGGACGCCAGGCCGAGCAGATCGGGCGGATCATGAACGTGATCGAGGACATCGCGGACCAGACCAACTTGCTGGCTCTGAATGCGGCCATCGAGGCGGCCCGGGCCGGGGATGCGGGACGCGGGTTCGCCGTGGTGGCCGACGAGGTACGCAAGCTGGCTGAGAAGACCATGAACGCCACCAAGGAAGTGGGCGAGGCTATCTCCGCCATTCAGCAAGGTACTCAGGCCAATATCCGGGGCATGGACCAGTCCGTGGGAGCTATCGAAGACGCCACTAAGCTGGCCAACCAGTCCGGGGACGCGCTGCGGGAAATCCTGGCCCTGGCCGAACAGGCCGCGGACCAGGTCCGCTCCATCGCCACGGCCGCGGAACAACAGTCCGCCACCAGCGAGGAGATCAACCGGGGCGTGGAGGACATCAACCGCATCTCCTCGGAAACCAGCGAGGTCATGAATCAGTCGGCCCAGGCCATCTCCGAACTGGCCAGGCAGGCCGTGGAGCTGCAAGAGGTGGTGCAGCGGATGAAGCAGGGCTGA
- a CDS encoding chemotaxis protein CheW, whose translation MQLRESGQEKDSDLLQLVTFHIGDEEFGVEILKVQEIIRMMGITRVPKAPDFVEGVINLRGKVIPIIDLRKRFGMAGQEHDKHTRIIVIEINAVIVGFVVDSVSEVLRIPANTVEPPPPIISGIESEYIRGVGKLADRLLILLDLDNLLSKGEQGMLTSI comes from the coding sequence ATGCAGCTACGCGAATCGGGTCAAGAAAAAGACAGTGATCTCCTGCAACTGGTCACGTTCCACATCGGTGATGAGGAATTCGGGGTGGAAATCCTCAAAGTTCAGGAGATTATCCGGATGATGGGCATCACCAGGGTGCCCAAGGCTCCGGATTTCGTGGAAGGGGTGATCAACCTGCGGGGCAAGGTCATCCCGATCATCGATCTGCGCAAACGTTTCGGCATGGCCGGCCAGGAGCACGACAAGCACACCCGGATCATCGTCATCGAAATCAACGCCGTGATTGTCGGCTTCGTGGTGGATTCGGTGTCCGAGGTGCTGCGCATTCCGGCCAACACCGTGGAACCGCCGCCGCCGATCATTTCCGGGATCGAGTCGGAATACATTCGAGGGGTGGGGAAACTGGCGGATCGGCTGTTGATCCTGTTGGACCTGGATAACCTGTTGAGCAAGGGCGAACAAGGCATGCTGACAAGTATTTAG
- a CDS encoding response regulator yields the protein MDDKTILLVDDELRVRFTLALILKHHGFQVLEAESGVEALRVLAEGAEHAQSVDLVLTDIMMLGMDGLELVRILKQSGNPVKLLVMTGYGDRETVSRLMAMGVRGVIHKPFDGEQLIAAIRSVLAEC from the coding sequence ATGGACGACAAGACCATTCTCCTCGTTGATGATGAACTCAGGGTTCGCTTCACCCTGGCTTTGATTCTCAAGCATCACGGATTCCAGGTGCTGGAAGCGGAGAGCGGCGTAGAAGCTTTGCGGGTCTTGGCGGAAGGGGCGGAGCACGCTCAAAGCGTGGACCTGGTTCTAACCGACATCATGATGCTCGGCATGGACGGTCTGGAACTCGTCAGAATCCTCAAACAGTCTGGCAACCCGGTAAAACTGCTGGTCATGACCGGATATGGCGACAGGGAGACCGTATCCCGGCTCATGGCGATGGGGGTGCGCGGCGTGATCCATAAACCGTTTGACGGCGAACAGTTGATAGCCGCGATTCGTTCCGTCCTGGCGGAATGTTGA